CGAGCTCGTAGATCATCTTGCGGTAGTCGGAGGTCTTGAAGCTGTCTGCGGTGACCAGGAAGCGCATGCCGGACAGGTTGAGTGCGTATTCCAGTTCATGCACGCCGTAGGCCGGGTTGATGTTCACCAGGATGGCGCCCACTTTGGCGGTGGCGAATTGGGTGACGGTCCACTCGTAGCGGTTGGGGGACCAGATACCCACCCGGTCGCCACGTTCAACACCGATGGCCATGAAGGCGCGGGCCGCTTCGTTGACCTTTTCCAGGAATTCCCTGTAGGTCCAGCGGATGTTCTGGTGCAGGGAGACCAGCGCTTCGGTGTCCGGGTATTTTTCGGCGGTGCGGTCGAGCATTTCGCCGATGGTCATGCCCAGCAGCGGGCTCTCTGAGGTGCCACTGGTATAGCTTGGAAGAGTCATGCTCATTATCTCTGCCTCCATTGTTGTTGTAGTCGAGGGCGAGCAGTGTCGAACCTGCTAGCGACTCTGGCTGTGATATTCAGGGTTAGGTTGCATGTCGCTGGCAATAGCCACGCGATTGGACATGTTGTAGAAACCAATCAGGTTGCTCAGGTCCCAGATGCCGCGGTCACTGAGGCCGGCATCCCGCAGGGCCTGGATGTGTTCTTCGGTGACGGTGGCCGGGGAGCGGGTCAGGTGTGATGCAAAGTCCAGCATCGCCCGCTGGCGCTTGTCGAGTCTGGCGGTGCGGTAGTTCATCACCATGTGCTCGCCCAGCGTCGGGTCGCCGCTCAGTACCCGTACGGCGGCACCGTGGGCCACCAGGCAGTAGAAGCATTTGTTCTCGGAAGACACCACCACGGCGACCATTTCCCGCTCGAGTTTGCTAAGTTCGCCTTCGCCCATCATCAGTTCGTTGTACAGGCGGGTGAAGCCTTCGAGCTGTTTGAGGTTCTGGCTGTAGGCGGTCAGTACGTTCGGGACCATGCCGAGTTTTTCCTGGCAGATCTGGAAGTACTTCTGGGTGTCCTCTGGCATATCGTTGATCTCCGGGATGGGGAGATCCAGGGCGACGACGTTTTTGTTCTGGCTCATGTGCAATTTCCTCCGAGGGCCTGACCTACTTTTGAGCCATTGTGGCGATTCAATTGGCCGCTTATCCATTCGCCGGTTGCTACCAGCTTGTCCAGATCGACCCCTGTTTTTATGCCCAGACCGTTAAGCAGGTATAGCACGTCTTCGGTGGCGACGTTGCCGGATGCGCCCTTGGCGTAGGGGCAGCCGCCGAGGCCGGCTACGGATGAGTCGATGACGGCTATGCCTTCTTCAAGTACCGCGTACAGGTTTGCCAATGCCTGTCCGTAGGTGTCGTGGAAGTGGGCGGCCAGTTTTTCGATCGGCACTTCGGCGGCGACGGCTTCGAGCATGCGTTTGGCTTTCAGCGGAGTGCCTACGCCGATGGTGTCGCCCAGGGAGATTTCGTAGCAGCCCATTTCGGCGAGGGCTTTAGCGACTTTGGCGACCTGTTCGGGGGCGATGTCGCCTTCGTAGGGGCAGCCGAGGACGGTGGAGACGTAGCCGCGTACCGGTATCTGGTGCTGTTTGGCGGCTTCCATCACCGGCAGGAAGCGTTCGAGGCTTTCGGCGATGGAGCAGTTGATGTTCGTCTGGCTGAAGGACTCGGACGCAGCACCGAAGACGGCGACTTCGTCGGCCCCCGCCGCCAGGGCATTTTCGAAGCCCTTGAGGTTGGGGGTAAGTACGGAGTAGCGCACGCCCGGTTTGCGTTTGATGCCGGCCATCACGTCGGCGGCGTCGCCCATTTGGGGCACCCATTTCGGCGACACAAAGCTGGCGGATTCGATGTGGTTGAGGCCACAGTCGGCCAGCCGGTCGATCAGGCCGGTTTTGATGTCGGTTGCAATGACCGCGCCGGGCTCGTTTTGCAGGCCGTCGCGGGGGCTCATTTCAACCAGTCTTACCTGTTTGGGGAAGGCCATTAGCCTGCCTCCTCTTCCGCGTCTGCAGTGACTTCAATGGCAATCAGTTCGGCACCTTCGGAGACCTGGTCGCCTTCGGCGAAGAAGATGTCGGTGACCACGCCGTCGGCGGGGGCCTTGATGGCGTGTTCCATTTTCATGGCTTCCATGATCACCAGGCTCTGGCCGGCGGTGACCTTGTCGCCTACTTTCGCCTGCACAGCAACGATGGCGCCGTTCATCGGGGCGGCCAGGCTGCCTTCGCCGGCCATTTCCTCGAAGCCGTAGGTTTCCCGGTACAGAATGCACTGGAAGGTGTCGCCCTCGTAGAAGAGCACCAGCTGGTCGTTGTGCAGGTTGCCATGGATGCTGATGCGGTGGCCGTTGATGACCGCCTGCAGGTAGTCGTCGTCCAGGCGGGCGGTGAGGTTGTACACGCTGCCGCCAACGAATACCTGATAGCGGTCATCCCGTTCCAGCACCTTGAGTTCGTGAATGTCGTCACCCACCTGCAGTTGCAGGGGCTGGGCGTACTCGGAGTTCATGCGCCAGCTGTTCTGGCGGCCAAACGGCGACCAGGGGTCGGTGCTGATCACTTCCCGGGACTTGCGCTGTTCCAGTACGAAGCCGGCGGCCAGTACCAGGGCCTTGTGGGTATCGAGCCTGGATTTCGGGAACAGCAGTTCCCGGTGGTCGTCGATGAAGCCGGTGGTCAGTTCCGCTTCCCGGAACGGTTGGGCATCGGCCAGCGCGTGGAGAAAGCGGATGTTGGTTTTCACGCCGGCGATGCGGTAATGCTCCAGGGCCTGGACCATGCGGTTGATGGCCTGGTCCCGGGTTTCGTCCCAGACGATGAGCTTGGCGATCATCGGGTCGTAGTGGATGCTGATGTCGTCGCCTTCGGTGACGCCGGTATCCACCCGCACATGCGCGCTTTCATCGGGCGTGCTCAGGTAGCGCAGGTTGCCGGTGGCGGGCAGGAAGTCCTGGTCCGGGTCTTCAGCGTAGATGCGGGCTTCCAGGGCATGGCCCCGGGTTTTTACCTGGGACTGCTCCAGTGGCAGCGGGTCGCCCCAGGCCACTTTCAACTGCCATTCCACCAGGTCCTGGCCGGTGACCATTTCGGTGACCGGGTGCTCTACCTGCAGGCGGGTGTTCATCTCCATAAAGAAGAAGGAGCCGTCCACGTCGTAGAGGAATTCCACGGTGCCGGCGCCCACGTAATTGATGGCTTGGGCGGCTTTGACGGCGGCTTCGCCCATGGCTTTGCGGGTTTCGTCGCTCAGGCCAGGGGCGGGGGCTTCTTCCAGTACTTTCTGGTGGCGGCGCTGCACGGAACAGTCCCGCTCGGCCAGGTACACGCCCTTGCCGCTTTTGTCGCAGAACACCTGGATTTCCACGTGGCGTGGCTGGGTCAGGTAGCGTTCGATGAGCATGTCCGGGTTGCCGAAGGCGTTCTTCGATTCCCGTTTGGCAGCGGCCAGGGCGTCGTCAAACTCTTCCATGCGTTCTACAACCCGCATGCCTTTGCCGCCACCGCCGGCGACCGCTTTCAGCAGCAGCGGGAAGCCGCATTTTTCGGCTTCCTTGCGCAGAGTGTCCGGGGCCTGGTCGTCACCGTGGTAACCCGGTACCAGGGGCACGCCGGCTTTTTCCATGATGGATTTGGCGGCGGATTTGGAGCCCATGGCCGCGATGGCGGAGGAAGGCGGGCCGATGAAGACAATGTTGTTGGCTTCGCAGGCTTCGGCGAACTGGGTGTTCTCGGAGAGAAAACCGTAGCCCGGGTGAACGGCCTGGGCGCCGCTTTCTTTCGCGACCTCGATGATCTTGTCGGCTTTCAGGTAGCTCTCGGAGCTGGGGGCCGGGCCGATGTTGAAGGCTTCGTCGGCCATGGCTACGTGCCGTGCGTCGGCGTCGGCGTCGGAATAGACGGCGACCACGCGAATGCCCATGCGATGGGCGGTCTGTATGATCCGGCAGGCGATTTCGCCGCGGTTGGCGATCAGGATTTTGCTGAACATTATTCTTCCTCCGGAACCCAGTTGGCTTTGCGCTTGTTCAGGAAGGCACTGAGCCCTTCCTGCCCTTCGGCACCCACCCGGATGTCCGCGATGCGTTGTGCGGTGTCGTCGATAACGTCTTTGCCGATGACTTTGTGGCTAACGGCAAACACCAGGTCTTTGGCGGCCTGCATGGCCTCGGGACCGTTCAGGGCAAGCTGCAGCATCAGTTCGTCGCAGCGACGGTCCATGGCGGCCACGTCTTCACACACCTCGTGCACCAGGCCGAAGTGTTCGGCTTGCTGCGCAGTGAAGATTTCGGCAGTGATGAAATAGCGCCGGGCCTGGCGTTCGCCAATGGCGCGTACCACGTAGGGGCTGATCACCGCCGGAATCAGGCCGAGCTTGACTTCGCTCAGGCAGAAGCTGGCTTTCTCCGTGGCGAGCACGATGTCGCAGCAGGCGGCCAGGCCGACGGCACCGCCGAAGGCCGCACCCTGTACCAGGCCAATCACCGGCTTGCCGAGGTGGTTGAGGGTGTCCATCAGCCGCGCCAGTTCCCGCGAGTCGTCCAGGTTTTCCTGGCGGCTGTTGTCGGCCATGCGGCGCATCCAGCCCAGGTCGGCGCCAGCGGAGAAGTGTTTGCCTTCAGAGCGCAGGATCACGATGTTGGTGTTCTTGTCGGCATTCACCGTTTCCAGCGCGTTGATCAGTTGCTGGATAATGACGTCGTCAAAGGCGTTGCGTTTGTCCGGGCGGTTGAGCACCACTTCGGTGACACCGTCGGCGCGTTGTTTGAGCAGTACCGCTGATTCCTGATCGGTCATGGCGTTGTCCTCCGTTACATGCGGAACACGCCGAAGCGTGTTGGCTTGGCCGGGCGATTAAGGGTGGCGGACAGGCTCAGGGCGACCACTTCGCGGGTCTGGGCCGGGTCGATCACGCCGTCGTCCCACAGGCGGGCGCTGGCGTAGTAGGGGTGGCCCTGGTGTTCGTAGGAGTCGACGATGGGCTTCTTGAACTTGGCCTCTTCCTCGCTGCTCCAGTCCTGGCCCTTGCGCTCCATGCCTTCGCGCTTGACGGTCGCCAGTACGCCGGCGGCCTGTTCGCCACCCATTACGGAGATACGGGCGTTGGGCCACATCCACAGGAAGTCGGGGCTGTAGGCGCGGCCACACATGCCGTAGTTGCCCGCGCCGAAAGACCCGCCGATCAGTACGGTGATCTTCGGCACTTCAGCACAGGCTACCGCCATCACCATCTTGGCGCCGTGCTTGGCGATGCCTTCGGCTTCGTGCTTCTGGCCCACCATGAAGCCGGTGATGTTCTGCAGGAACAGCAGCGGGATGTTGCGCTGGCAGCACAGCTCAATAAAGTGCGCGCCTTTCTGGGCGGACTCGCTGAACAGGATACCGTTGTTGGCGATGATGCCCACCGGGTAGCCGTGGATGTGGGCGAAACCGGTAACCAGGGTCTGGCCGTAGTAGCGTTTGAACTCGTCAAACTCGGAGCCGTCGACGATGCGGGCGATCACGTCGCGCACGTCGAACTGTTTGCGCAAATCCGTGCCGACGATGCCGTAGATTTCTTCGGCGTTGAACAGGGGTGCCTTGGGCTTGCGGATCTCCACGTCTGCCGGTTTACGGCGGTTGAGGTTGGAGATGCAGCGCCGGGCGATTTCCAGGGCGTGGGCGTCGTTTTCGGCGTAATGGTCGGCCACGCCGGAGATTTTGCAGTGTACGTCGGCGCCGCCCAGGTCTTCGGCGCTGACCACTTCACCGGTGGCGGCTTTTACCAGCGGCGGACCGGCCAGGAAGATGGTGCCCTGATTGCGCACGATGATGGACTCGTCAGCCATGGCCGGAACGTAGGCGCCACCGGCGGTGCACAGTCCCATGACGACGGCGATCTGCGGGATGTCGTCGGCGGACATACGGGCCTGGTTGAAGAAGATACGGCCGAAGTGGTCGCGGTCCGGGAAGACCTCGTCCTGCCGTGGCAGGTTGGCGCCGCCGGAGTCCACCAGGTAGATGCAGGGCAGGCGGTTTTGCAGGGCGATTTCCTGGGCGCGCAGGTGTTTTTTCACCGTCAGCGGGTAGTAACTGCCGCCTTTTACGGTGGCGTCGTTGGCGATGATCATGCATTCGGTGCCGGACACACGGCCAACCCCTGCGACCAGGCCAGCGGCGGGGACTTCTTCGTCGTAGACGTTGTAGGCGGCGAACTGGCCCACTTCCAGGAAGGGGGAGCCGTCGTCCAGGAGGCGGTTGATGCGCTCGCGGGGCAGCAGTTTGCCTCTTGCCAGGTGCCGTTCCTGGTAGGTGGGGCCGCCGCCCTGTTGAATAGTGGCGACTTTGTCCCGCAGGTCGGCCACGGCTTTTGCCATGGATTCCTGGTTGGCCTGGAATTCTTCGGACCTTGGGTTTATTTTGCTTTGGAGTATCGTCATGGCTTGTTAGTCCGTTTTTTTTAGTCCGTGCGTCGGGTCTGGTGCCGGGGCTGTCCGGGAAACGCTACGAGCACATCCATGTGCGCTTGACCCCGGCCATCCTTGGCCGGAGACATTCCCGGACAGCCCCGGCACCAGACCCTCGTCGTTCTTGGGTGCTGGCCTCCCGATACTGGCCCTTACTTGTTCAGGTACAGCTCGCGGCCGATCAGCATCCGGCGGATTTCGGACGTGCCGGCACCGATTTCGTACAGTTTGGCGTCACGCAACAGACGGCCTGTCGGGTATTCGTTGATGTAGCCGTTACCGCCCAGCAACTGGATGGCGTCCAGGGCCAGTTTGGTGGCCATTTCCGCGGAATAGAGAATCGCGCCGGCAGCGTCTTTACGGGTGGTGTTGCCGCGGTCGGCGGACATGGCGACCATGTAGACGTAAGACTTGGCGGTGTTCATCCAGGTGTACATGTCGGCCACTTTGCCCTGGACCAGTTCGAATTCGCCGATGGCCTGGCCGAACTGTTTGCGTTCGCGGATGTAGGGAACCACCACGTCCATGGCCGCCTGCATGATGCCCAGCGGGCCGCCGGAGAGGACCAGGCGTTCGTAGTCGAGGCCGCTCATTAGGACTTTAGCGCCGTTGCCGAGACCGCCCATGACGTTTTCCTTGGGCACTTGTGCGTCTTCGAAGACCAGTTCACAGGTGTTGGAGCCGCGCATGCCGAGTTTGTCCAGCTTCTGGGCCTGGCTGAATCCCGGGGTGTCGCGTTCGACGATGAAGGCGGTGATGCCCCTTGGGCCGGCGGCCGGGTCGGTTTTGGCGTAGATGACGTAAACGTTGGCATCCGGGCCGTTGGTGATCCACATTTTGCTGCCGTTGAGCACGTAGTGGTCGCCGGCGTCTTTGGCGCTGAGTTTCATGGAGACGACGTCGGAACCGGCGTTGGGTTCGGACATGGCCAGAGCGCCGATGTGTTCACCGCTGATGAGCTTGGGCAGGTACTTTTCTTTCTGCTCGTCGGTGCCGTTGCGGTTGATCTGGTTAACGCACAGATTGGAATGAGCACCGTAGGACAGGCCAACGGAGGCCGATGCACGGCTGATTTCTTCCATGGCGACCACGTGTGCCAGGTAGCCCATTTCGGAGCCGCCGTAGGCTTCGTCGGCGGTAATACCCAGCAGGCCCATGTCACCGAACTTTTTCCACAAGTCGTTGGGAAAGAGGTTTTCACGGTCGATGTCTTCGGCGCGGGGTGCGATGTCTTTGGCGGCGAAGCCGTTGATCTGCTCGCGGAGCATGTCGATGGTCTCACCGAGGCCGAAGTTGAACTCTGAGTATTGTGATTTCATTGTTGGCTACCTTTTACTCTCAAATATGGAGTTGGTCGCGGGCTTCGATGTCCGCCACTATTTCTGTTCGATAAATTCTGGCTCTTCTTTCTGGGCCTTCGTCTGTTGACGCTTTTTCTTCTGAAGCTCGGCGAGAGCTTCCCGGCACCGGGCTTCTGCCGTATCCATTTCCATTTCCGCCTGGGCAATGTCGTTTTTTTGCTGTTCCAGCTGTGCCCGTTTGTTGGCCAGGGTGTCCAGCATCAGCAGGAGCTGTTTTTCGTTGCCGCTGAGGGTTTCGTCCCACAGGTCGAACAACTCCTTGGTTTCCGACAGGGAAAACCCCATGCGTTTGCCCCGCAGGATCAGCTTCAGGCGAACCCGGTCTTTTGAGCTGAAAATGCGGGTCTGCCCACGTCTGGTGGGGTGCAGTAGGCCCTGGTCTTCGTAAAAACGTACGCTTCGGGTAGTGACGTCGAACTCCTTGGCGAGCTCGCTGATGCTGTAAGTTTTCTTGATGTCCATGGCGGAGTCCTTTTTTAAGACTTAGGTTAGATAAAGTTTACGTAAACGTAAAGTATTTTTCGGGCCCTATTTAAACCAGGAGAGTTAAACAGAAGGGGAGTGTCGGATGGCGCTCAACGATTGTGACGGCCATTGTAACAGGGGAGCTTGGGGTTGGGGTGAAGCTGTGTGGCGCTGAATGCACCATTTGAGGGCGGCTATTTTCTCCGCACAGTTTCGTATAACGACGGCGTCCGCCGTCGGGTTCCATGCGAAAAATAGCGCCTGATTCGATTTTATAATAACGATCATTCTTTTTTTGCGATTACGAAATAGATAACCGTCGTTTTTCCTTCCGCAAGCCTCTTTGAAATGCATTATCGGAGAGGCGAATCCCGCGTTACGTCTTATTAATCAGCCTACAAAAATCCATCCGTAGCCTCCGGTTTCACGCCTTTAAAACAGACATGTAACTGATTCATGTACTCTTGATTATGGTTTCGTAACCGGCATTTAACGTGGAGTTGCGATAATTTCCTTGTGGCCGGAGCGCAGTGGAGTTCTCCGAGAACACCAATTGACGATAACGCAAGGGCCATAGTAATGAAGACGGCAGCAGTTGCACCACACTTTGTCCGCGAAGCCGAAGCGCAACATCAGTATGCCCGGATAAAAATTCCGGCCTGGCTGCACGTGAACCTGGACGGCAGAAAACAGGCATTTCCGGTGGCTGATTTGTCGGCTGCCGATTTCAGTGTGAACGCGGCGCTGGAAGCCTTGCGCCTGCGCCAGGTTTACAACGGTCACCTGGTGTTCGAGGTCGACGGCTTTGATGTCGCCATCGACGTGAGCTTTGTCCCGCGCAGTTTCGATTCGATGAATGATCGCTGCGGGTGTGAATTCCAGAACCTGGGGCACCGCGAGTTTTCAGCCCTGCGACACTTCATTACTGCCTCCCTCAGTGATGAAGTGGTTTCCGTCGAAGACGTGCTCAACACCCTGTCCCGTAAAGACTTGACCAAGGCCAACAAAGGTAAGCGCAGCGATGGTCACGAGTTCTTGGGCATGCCTCGGGCCATGGTCCGCAGCCTGATCGTGATGCTTGTTGTTCTGTCTGCCATCAGCTTTGGCTCCTCTGCGCTTTGGAACCTCTATTTCGTGACCAAGGCGGAGTCTGCGATGGAGACCTCGGGCGGCGCGCCGACGTTGTCGTACGGGGAAGATCGGATTGAAGAGGGCGACTACACGGTCGGTCAGATCGAGAGACTACCGGACCAGCCCACCGAGATCGGGGAGTGGCCAGCCGCAACCTGCTGCGGGACGGGAATGGCCGATACCGAAGATACCTATTGGGTGGATCCGTTGAAAGATTCCGACGAGGGCGAAACTGCTTCGAAGGCTCGCTGAAACGTCTGCTGTGCCCTATAGTCAGGTGTTAAATAACAACATCAGGAGACCGGTATGAACTCCATCTTTGACACGGGCCTGCAACCCAACGACGCCAACCGGGCCACCCTGAGCCCACTGGACTTTCTGGCACGCACAGCCAGCGTTTATCCGGAATATCCGGCTGTGATTCATGGCCAGACACGCCGCAACTGGCAGGAAACCTATGAGCGCTGCCGTCGCCTCGCTTCCGCCCTTGCGGCGAAAGGGGTGGGTAAGGGGGGTACCGTGGCGGCGATGCTGCCCAATATTCCCGAGATGCTGGAATGCCATTTCGGCGTTCCCATGCTGGGCGCAGTGCTGAATGCGCTGAACACGCGCCTGGACGCCAAGACCATTGCCTTTATGCTGGAACATGGCGAGGCCAGGGTGCTGATTGCAGACCGCGAGTTTGGCGAAGTAATCAATGAAGCGGTCGGCCTGCTGGATAACCCGCCGCAGGTGATTGACGTTAACGATCCCGAATTTGGCGGTGGTGGCACCCGGGTGAGCGACCTGGATTACGAGGATTTCCTGGCCAGTGGTGACCCGGAATTCGAATGGCAGATGCCGGCGGATGAGTGGGATGCGATTTCCCTGTGCTATACCTCCGGCACCACCGGCAATCCGAAGGGGGTGGTGTACCACCATCGCGGCGCCTACGAGAATGCCATGGGTAACCAGGCGGTATGGTCCATGGGCATGCATCCGGTGTACCTGTGGACGCTGCCGATGTTCCATTGCAATGGCTGGTGCTTCCCCTGGACCATCACGGCCTTTGCCGGCACCCACGTGTGCCTGCGCAAGGTGGACCCGGAGAAGATTCTTAAGCTGATCAGTGAGCACAAGGTCAGCCATATGTGTGGCGCGCCCATCGTGCTGAACACCCTGCTGGGTGCATCGGACGCCCTGAAATCCAGCTTCAGCCATACCGTGCAGGCAATGACTGCTGGCGCCGCGCCTCCGGCCAAGGTTATCGAGGCCATTGAAGAAATGGGCATTCAGGTGACCCACGTATACGGCCTCACCGAGGTGTATGGCCCAGTTACTGTGTGTGCCTGGAAATCCGAATGGGACGACCTGCCGGTGGAAGACCGCGCCCGCATCAAGGCGCGGCAGGGGGTTCGTTACCATACCCTCGCTGGTATGATGGTGGGGGATCCGGACAGCATGGAAGCCGTGCCGAAAGACGGTAAAACCATCGGTGAGATCTTCCTGCGTGGTAACACGGTGATGAAGGGCTACCTGAAAAACCCCAAGGCCACCGAGGAAGCCCTGCGGGGCGGCTGGTTCCACACCGGCGACCTGGCGGTGTGGCATCCGGATGGTTACGCGGAGATAAAGGACCGCCTGAAGGACATCATCATCTCGGGGGGCGAGAACATCTCCACCATTGAAGTGGAAGACGTGCTCTACCGCCATCCGGATATCCTCGAAGCCGCCGTGGTGGCCCGGCCCGACGAAAAATGGGGTGAGACACCCTGCGCCTTCGTGACCCTCAAGCCCGAGGCCGGTGATGTGAGTGAAGACGACATCATTGCCTTCTGTCGCGAGCGGATGGCCAAGTTCAAGGTGCCCAAGACCATTGTGTTCAGTGAGCTGCCGAAAACCTCCACCGGCAAGATCCAGAAGTTCGTGTTGCGGGACGACGCCAAAAAGCTTTGACCGCGAGCTGTAAACGCCGGGTCCGACAGGGTTGTGGCCCCGGCGTGTCAATTTTTATCAAATTTCCTGCCCGGTTATGTCATGGCGCCCAGGAGGTGACTGAGACAGACTGATCCCATACCCGAATTCAAATTGTTCGCCGGCGAGGCCATGGGTGTCGCCGGTGACGCTGATATCAGGAGATAACCATGGAATTTAAAGGTGTACCAGCAATAGTAACCGGTGGCGCTTCAGGCCTTGGCGAAGGCGCGGCCCGTGCACTGGCCGCTGCCGGCTGCAAAGTTGCCATTTTTGACCTGCAGAAAGAGCAGGGCGAAGCCGTCGCAAAAGATATAGGCGGTATATTTGTCGAGTGCGACGTGTCTTCCGCCGAAAGCGCCGAAGCTGCGGTAAAAGCCGCCCGTGACGCCCATGGCCTGTGCGGCATTGCCGTCAACTGCGCCGGCATCGCCCCGGCCGCCAAGATCCTCGGCAAAGATGGCCCCATGCCTCTGGAGAACTTTAACAAGGTTATCCAGGTCAACCTGATTGGCACCTTCAACATCATGCGCCTGGCCGCCGCCGACATGGCCCAGCGCGAGCCCAACGCCGATGGCGAACGGGGCGTGGTGATCTCCACCGCATCCGTGGCCGCCTTTGAAGGTCAGATCGGACAGGCCGCCTACAGCGCCTCCAAGGGCGGCGTTGTCGCCATGACATTGCAGTCGGCGCGGGAACTGGCGCGGGAAGGCATCCGCGTAAACACCATCGCCCCGGGCATTTTCATGACCCCGATGATGGCCGGCATGCCCCAGGAAGTGCAGGACAGCCTGGCTGCCACCCTGCCGTTCCCCAAGCGCCTGGGCAAGCCGGAAGAATTCGGCATGCTGGTAGACCAGATGGTGCGCAACCCGGTCCTCAACGGCGAAGTCATCCGCCTGGACAGCGCACTGCGCATGGCGCCCAAATAATTGCAGGAGACAACCATGACCAGCGTTGTTGATAAAGAAGAACTCGAGATGTTCCGGGAGTCCGTCATCAAGGCCCTGGAAACCGAGGTAACACCCCACTACGAAGCCTGGGAAAAATCCGGCATCGTACCCCGGGAACTCTGGAACACCCTGGGCAACGCCGGCATGCTGTGCGTAGACGTGCCTGAAGATTGGGGCGGCTGCGGCGCGCCCTTCCTGTACTCCGTTGTCGTCGGTGAAGAAATGGCCCGGATGGGCTTCGG
Above is a genomic segment from Marinobacter panjinensis containing:
- a CDS encoding acyl-CoA synthetase, giving the protein MNSIFDTGLQPNDANRATLSPLDFLARTASVYPEYPAVIHGQTRRNWQETYERCRRLASALAAKGVGKGGTVAAMLPNIPEMLECHFGVPMLGAVLNALNTRLDAKTIAFMLEHGEARVLIADREFGEVINEAVGLLDNPPQVIDVNDPEFGGGGTRVSDLDYEDFLASGDPEFEWQMPADEWDAISLCYTSGTTGNPKGVVYHHRGAYENAMGNQAVWSMGMHPVYLWTLPMFHCNGWCFPWTITAFAGTHVCLRKVDPEKILKLISEHKVSHMCGAPIVLNTLLGASDALKSSFSHTVQAMTAGAAPPAKVIEAIEEMGIQVTHVYGLTEVYGPVTVCAWKSEWDDLPVEDRARIKARQGVRYHTLAGMMVGDPDSMEAVPKDGKTIGEIFLRGNTVMKGYLKNPKATEEALRGGWFHTGDLAVWHPDGYAEIKDRLKDIIISGGENISTIEVEDVLYRHPDILEAAVVARPDEKWGETPCAFVTLKPEAGDVSEDDIIAFCRERMAKFKVPKTIVFSELPKTSTGKIQKFVLRDDAKKL
- a CDS encoding 3-hydroxyacyl-CoA dehydrogenase translates to MEFKGVPAIVTGGASGLGEGAARALAAAGCKVAIFDLQKEQGEAVAKDIGGIFVECDVSSAESAEAAVKAARDAHGLCGIAVNCAGIAPAAKILGKDGPMPLENFNKVIQVNLIGTFNIMRLAAADMAQREPNADGERGVVISTASVAAFEGQIGQAAYSASKGGVVAMTLQSARELAREGIRVNTIAPGIFMTPMMAGMPQEVQDSLAATLPFPKRLGKPEEFGMLVDQMVRNPVLNGEVIRLDSALRMAPK